The proteins below come from a single Desulfurella sp. genomic window:
- a CDS encoding branched-chain amino acid ABC transporter substrate-binding protein codes for MKLKNLLWVVVSLIFVLSFSSSYAAGVIKIGVQAPITGSFANEGQGIDNAVKMLVEQQNAKGGLLGKKLEVVTCDDEGTAVGGAICARKLVNAGVIAVIGSYSSTPTESAQPIYARAGVLQTSDATADSLTKRGYWTFFRNSCPNSAEATFTADFLVKVKHFKRILVL; via the coding sequence ATGAAACTAAAAAACCTATTATGGGTAGTAGTTTCGCTCATCTTTGTTTTAAGCTTTAGCAGTTCTTATGCTGCAGGTGTAATTAAGATTGGTGTTCAAGCGCCAATTACGGGTTCTTTTGCAAATGAAGGACAGGGTATTGATAATGCAGTAAAAATGTTGGTTGAACAACAAAATGCAAAAGGTGGTTTGTTGGGCAAAAAGCTAGAGGTTGTTACATGTGATGATGAAGGTACAGCAGTAGGTGGCGCAATTTGTGCAAGAAAACTTGTTAATGCAGGTGTAATTGCTGTAATTGGTAGCTATTCGTCCACTCCAACAGAATCAGCTCAGCCAATCTATGCAAGGGCAGGTGTGTTACAAACAAGCGACGCTACAGCCGATTCTCTAACTAAACGCGGATATTGGACATTTTTTAGAAATTCTTGTCCAAATAGCGCAGAGGCAACATTTACCGCTGATTTTTTAGTTAAAGTTAAACATTTCAAAAGAATACTGGTATTAT
- the pruA gene encoding L-glutamate gamma-semialdehyde dehydrogenase: MKNCKVKVPQALNEPVYNYEVGSTHRQLLKEAIKKIKSERVEIPLIIGGKEYKTERKVEIRSPHDHSELLGYYYKASKDEIALAINESLKAAKIWSKYDFSERAAIFLKAAELLSTKYRYLINAVTMISISKNAFQAEIDSACELIDFLRFNVYYMQQIYEDQPYSPKGVWNIMQYRPLEGFIFAAPPFNFVSISGNLPTAPVIMGNVSIFKPASSSVYAPYIFMQVLKEAGLPDGVINFLPAQGSEIGEYIFSNPYFAGLHFTGSVETFHNMWSTIAKNIPLYKSYPRIVGETGGKDFIFAHQSADKKALITAIIRGAFEYQGQKCSAVSRVYLPKSLYNEIKDDLFHEIDKIKIGSPEDFRNFMNAVVDKEAFKKISSYIEYAKNSNEATILKGGKCDDTQGYFIEPTVILTDNPQFKTMTEEIFGPVVTFYLYDDSKYEETLELCDKTSPYGLTGAIFAQDRAAINLAVESLEQSAGNFYINDKPTGAVVGQQPFGGARASGTNDKAGSLLNLIRWTSARAIKENFNPPQMFEYPFMMEE, from the coding sequence ATGAAAAATTGTAAAGTTAAAGTACCTCAAGCATTAAATGAACCGGTTTATAATTATGAGGTAGGATCAACTCACAGGCAATTATTAAAGGAAGCTATAAAAAAAATTAAATCAGAGAGGGTTGAAATACCTTTAATTATTGGTGGCAAAGAGTACAAAACAGAAAGAAAAGTAGAAATTCGTTCCCCTCATGATCACAGTGAGCTTCTTGGTTACTATTACAAAGCATCAAAAGACGAAATAGCCCTGGCTATAAATGAGAGCTTAAAGGCTGCAAAAATCTGGAGTAAGTACGATTTTTCAGAACGCGCTGCAATTTTTCTCAAAGCTGCAGAACTATTAAGTACTAAATATAGATACCTGATAAACGCAGTTACGATGATTTCTATAAGCAAAAATGCATTTCAAGCGGAAATTGATTCAGCTTGTGAGCTCATCGATTTCTTGCGTTTTAATGTTTACTACATGCAACAAATTTATGAAGATCAGCCTTACTCGCCAAAAGGTGTGTGGAATATTATGCAGTATAGACCACTTGAAGGTTTTATTTTCGCTGCACCTCCATTTAATTTTGTCTCAATATCTGGCAATTTACCTACAGCACCAGTAATTATGGGTAACGTATCAATATTTAAACCTGCATCAAGTTCCGTATATGCCCCATATATTTTTATGCAAGTATTAAAAGAAGCAGGTTTACCTGATGGTGTAATAAACTTTTTACCTGCACAAGGATCTGAAATTGGTGAATACATTTTTTCTAACCCATATTTTGCAGGTCTACATTTCACTGGTAGTGTGGAAACTTTTCATAATATGTGGTCAACAATTGCCAAAAATATCCCATTATATAAGTCATATCCTCGCATTGTTGGTGAAACGGGCGGCAAAGATTTCATATTTGCACATCAAAGTGCCGATAAAAAAGCTTTAATAACAGCTATAATAAGGGGTGCTTTTGAGTATCAAGGACAAAAATGCTCGGCGGTATCAAGGGTATACTTGCCAAAAAGTTTATACAATGAAATAAAAGATGATCTATTCCATGAAATAGACAAAATTAAAATTGGAAGTCCAGAAGATTTTAGAAATTTTATGAATGCTGTTGTTGATAAAGAAGCATTTAAAAAAATATCTTCATATATTGAGTATGCTAAAAACTCAAATGAAGCTACAATTCTAAAAGGCGGAAAATGTGATGATACTCAAGGTTACTTCATAGAACCAACGGTTATTTTAACTGATAACCCACAATTTAAAACAATGACAGAAGAAATCTTTGGACCTGTTGTAACATTTTACTTATACGATGATTCAAAATATGAAGAAACACTTGAGCTATGCGATAAAACAAGCCCTTATGGCCTAACAGGTGCTATTTTTGCTCAAGATAGAGCAGCCATTAATCTTGCTGTTGAAAGTTTAGAACAAAGCGCTGGAAATTTTTACATTAATGATAAGCCAACAGGAGCAGTAGTAGGCCAGCAACCATTTGGGGGCGCAAGGGCAAGTGGTACCAATGACAAAGCAGGTAGTTTATTAAACTTAATCAGGTGGACAAGCGCAAGAGCTATAAAAGAAAACTTTAATCCACCCCAAATGTTTGAATATCCTTTCATGATGGAGGAATAA
- a CDS encoding proline dehydrogenase family protein, giving the protein MSLFHTIVSNTIDYVPSNIVSIFAKKYIAGSYLEDALNLTKIFNRNGIMSTIDVLGEDVKKIEEAVFYKNECIRVLEEIKANNLNANLSLKPTQMGFALSKRLGFDHIREIVKRAFELDNFVRIDMENSPYTTDTIEMYKQLRKEFGQHVGTVLQAYLKRTIDDIEYLSDDKMNIRLCKGIYVESEKIAYKNREIIVENYKYCLEELFKKKAYVGIATHDEKLIFHAMKLIKDYNLKPDEYEFQMLLGVGENLKQFILDKKHRLRIYVPYGEQWLAYAKRRLKENPNIIKTALHLE; this is encoded by the coding sequence ATGTCTTTATTTCACACAATTGTGTCAAATACAATTGATTACGTGCCATCAAATATCGTTTCTATATTTGCCAAAAAATATATTGCAGGTTCATACTTAGAAGATGCTCTGAATCTTACCAAAATATTTAACAGAAATGGCATCATGAGTACGATTGATGTTCTTGGTGAAGATGTAAAAAAAATTGAAGAAGCAGTTTTTTATAAAAATGAGTGTATAAGAGTACTCGAAGAAATTAAAGCTAACAATTTAAATGCCAATTTATCCCTAAAGCCCACACAGATGGGCTTTGCTTTAAGTAAAAGATTAGGTTTTGACCATATTAGAGAGATAGTAAAAAGGGCTTTTGAACTTGATAATTTTGTGCGGATAGATATGGAAAACTCTCCATACACAACGGATACTATTGAAATGTACAAACAACTGAGAAAAGAATTCGGTCAACACGTAGGGACAGTTTTACAAGCTTATTTAAAAAGAACAATAGATGATATTGAGTACTTATCCGATGATAAAATGAACATAAGACTTTGCAAAGGCATTTATGTTGAATCAGAAAAAATTGCCTACAAAAATCGAGAGATTATTGTAGAAAATTATAAGTATTGCTTAGAAGAATTATTCAAGAAAAAAGCTTATGTGGGTATTGCTACACATGATGAAAAGCTTATATTTCACGCAATGAAACTTATTAAAGATTATAATCTAAAACCAGATGAATATGAGTTTCAAATGTTATTGGGAGTAGGCGAAAACTTAAAACAATTTATATTAGATAAAAAACATAGACTAAGAATTTATGTTCCATATGGTGAACAATGGCTAGCATATGCTAAGCGCAGACTAAAAGAAAATCCGAATATAATTAAAACTGCTTTACATTTAGAGTAA
- a CDS encoding DMT family transporter — translation MSKINIYKEQLSAYFYLALCIILWAAIPVVSKKILVELNNIQMLFYSSIISFIVLFFVNIFQNKLHLLKQYKFKDYANMFLLGFLGAYFCYLILYGAFSIAGAQEVFLLAYTWPIMVVILGVFILKERLTFKKIIAILISFFGIFVIVTNGNLTNLNFSNLKGDFLALLYAFVFALFSILGKKFKYDQTVSALVFFLAAVIFMIPTILLLSHIKLPSINVLFWLFLNGFFINGISYVFWFKALKAPTHLVSNLLYLTPFLSLVYIHIFLGDKILISSFIGLSIIASGILIQSIKSN, via the coding sequence GTGTCTAAAATAAACATATATAAAGAACAACTTAGTGCATATTTTTATTTAGCGCTTTGTATTATATTATGGGCGGCAATTCCTGTAGTATCAAAAAAAATACTTGTTGAGTTAAATAATATCCAAATGCTTTTTTATTCAAGTATTATATCTTTTATTGTTTTATTTTTTGTTAATATTTTTCAGAACAAATTACATTTACTAAAACAATACAAATTCAAAGATTATGCAAATATGTTTTTACTAGGCTTTTTGGGTGCTTATTTTTGTTATCTTATTCTTTATGGAGCTTTTAGCATTGCTGGTGCACAAGAGGTTTTTCTGCTTGCTTATACCTGGCCTATAATGGTTGTGATTTTAGGAGTTTTTATATTAAAAGAACGTTTAACTTTTAAAAAAATAATCGCTATCCTTATTAGTTTCTTTGGTATATTTGTAATTGTAACAAATGGCAATTTAACAAACCTAAATTTTTCTAACCTCAAAGGAGATTTTCTTGCATTGCTTTATGCATTTGTATTTGCTTTATTCAGCATACTTGGTAAAAAATTTAAATATGATCAAACTGTATCGGCTTTAGTATTTTTTTTAGCTGCAGTTATTTTTATGATACCAACTATTTTACTATTATCACATATAAAATTACCAAGTATAAATGTATTGTTTTGGTTGTTTTTAAATGGTTTTTTTATAAATGGCATATCTTATGTATTTTGGTTTAAAGCACTAAAAGCTCCAACGCATCTTGTTTCTAATTTGTTATATTTAACACCTTTTCTATCTTTGGTTTATATACATATATTTTTGGGCGATAAAATACTTATTAGTTCATTTATAGGTCTTAGTATAATTGCAAGCGGTATATTAATTCAAAGCATCAAATCAAATTAA
- a CDS encoding NIL domain-containing protein, with the protein MIAKKVLLKFSKKAAGRPIICELSRKYDLTFNVMEAKISPKKEGLMILELIGSQNAYNKGIEYLQENGVEISSIEDRVFRDDELCYHCGYCLSVCPTDALIIDDRQTMKVSFYKDKCIACELCVKVCPTKAMKIRGLDGDLI; encoded by the coding sequence GTGATAGCAAAAAAAGTTTTATTAAAATTTTCCAAAAAAGCAGCTGGTAGGCCTATTATTTGTGAACTGTCCAGGAAATATGATCTAACATTTAATGTTATGGAAGCAAAAATCTCTCCTAAAAAAGAAGGCTTAATGATACTTGAACTCATTGGTAGCCAGAATGCTTACAATAAAGGTATTGAATACCTACAAGAAAACGGCGTTGAGATTTCTAGTATCGAAGATAGAGTTTTTAGAGATGATGAGTTATGCTATCACTGTGGATATTGCTTAAGTGTTTGTCCAACTGATGCTCTTATTATAGATGATAGACAAACAATGAAGGTTTCATTTTATAAGGACAAATGTATAGCATGTGAGTTATGTGTTAAAGTATGTCCCACAAAAGCAATGAAAATACGCGGTCTAGATGGTGATTTAATTTGA